The Salvelinus namaycush isolate Seneca chromosome 26, SaNama_1.0, whole genome shotgun sequence genomic sequence TTCTAATGTAAGGTATGAGTAAAGAATTTATTCTGTAATATTCTTGTTTTTTACTCAAGTGAATCAGATTCAGGCTTCTGTTGTTTCTGCCACTATGTGGAGACATTGAGGTACTGATACTTCAGTCCacactatgtgtgtgtggggcAATGCTGAGAAAAACTTGTTTGTGTGAAAAAGAACATGAAGCGAGAATAACATCAATTTCTCAAAATAATGATTTAAGTAACAGATAACTGTGAATGATGTCTTAGGTAAGGGATAATTCTACAGTGGAGCATTCATGTAATGTCAACCTTTTGAACATGAATATGTTCAAGTGAGAATAACATCCATTTCTCAGTGGAGCATTCATGCGTCAACCCCTTTTTCGATGAATGTGAACTCTTGCACAGCTACAGAAAAAACATTTGTTTGGTTGATATGTGACTGCATTGTTGATTTGAACCCTATTGTTGATTTTTGGTTGACATCTGGGTTCAAATTAGACGAAAAGACTGTGCATGTTGATGACCTCATGCAAATTCTACCAACTAGCCACATTAATGGAACACGTTGATAAAGTGTGTTTAAATGACAAGGAGACTGAggctctattcagtctgtatCACTGAAGTGTTACAGATGTCAGATAGagatgtaaaggtcatttcctaTTGAGCCGACATCTGCAGcatttaccatgaatgcagtcacctctaaagcgggaacattgcctttaaattcaggctgtaaagctgaacttccgTGATGTGGATTGAATAGGGCCCTTTATTGACTCAACCAATTTACCAACTTTTAAGTTGGTACGCTGTAGGCTATACATTTAAAAGACATTTAAACCCGAAGTTACAGTAATTTGGCAATTTACATTAAGATATTAATCTATAATAACTGCAGATATAAATATACTCCAATGTGGTAGTATATAGAAACAGTGTCCCTTGTATTGTAATAGTGCTCTATGGCTTTTAATTCACTGTAGTGTAAATGCATTTATCTGTCTGTACTGAAAAGCAAACGTGACAGAGTAAAAGAAAGAGTTTGAAAAAAGGTCAGCAAAGAACCCATTAATGGGCCTTAATTAAGCAGAATAGAACCAATTGATGGACCTTAATTAAACAGAATAGAACCCATTAATGGGCCTTAATTAAGCAGAATAGAACGCATTGATGGACCTTAATTAAACAGAATAGAACCCATTAAGGGGCCTTAATTAAGCAGAATAGGAGGTAAGGCCACCAGAAGGAACACCATTCATCCAAATGTTGGTTTCATTTCTTTTAATTTTAGTAACATGTCAAAACAACCGTaagatgtaaaaaaagaaaaaacgaCATCcttgatggagagaaagagaacagtatAACATGGGTTGAAATGGTAGCCTTGAATGGATGTTTTTATCCATTTCCTTGGTAACAAGATAATGTCCCTCTATATAACTTAGCTAGTCTTCTGTGCAGCAACAGACTATTGAAAATATGGTGAAGAGGCTAGATACCAACTATGGTGAACACAAGGTGATAGGTTAATCTGTTAATATAACTGTCTGGGAATATTACTGATTGAACTGTCTTAAACTATTGTGATGTCCCCGTGTGCCAGCCATATGCACCCTGTCCCAGTGTGCCAGCCATATGCACCCTGTCCCAGTGTGCCAGCCATATGCACCCTGTCCCAGTGTGCCAGCCATATGCACCCTGTCCCAGTGTGCCAGCCATATGCACCCTGTCCCAGTGTGCCAGCCATATGCACCCTGTCCCAGTGTGCCAGCCATATGCACCCTGTCCCAGTGTGCCATGCgtgtgtccttgtgtgtgtgtcagaggagtCTGGTAAAGGGAGggaataatgtctggaatggaataaatggaacagtatcaaaaACAAGTTTGACTCAGTTCCATTTATTcaattccagccattataatgagcctgtcctcccattTAAAGTGACACCAgccaccactggtgtgtgtgcatgtgtgtgaggatgtgtgtgtggtgaCTCACAGAATTATGGAAGAATGGTTTTACAACTAGCTTTTCCCCGGGCAGTTGTTTTAAAGATACATAGTAGTATAGCAGTAATGAGTCTGAGGAATGTTTCTGTCTCCTGTCCTTAACAGTTTTCCTCTTCTcatttctctcccactctctctctcattactccatctctctcctcagaaGGTGTAAGGTCCTACAAAGACAGACAGTCGTAGGGCAGAGCTGGTCTGGTAGCTGATGAGGGGGTTGACAGACACCATCTCCAGATCCAGGGTGTACTCTATTGGACCGGTCACAGCACGGGCCAGGACCAGCACAGCACTGATGTTGTTCATTTGCTGTGAAAAGATAGAGGGAGGTGTAGTGGCATTGTGTGAGTGTGCAGGACTGAATCATAATTTTAACTCAGTATTCTGTCTTCAAAACCAGTCGTTTTTGTTCCCCTACTACTGCAGTAGGCAGTATTAGATGTTAGGTCTTGGTAAGTATTTTTGTGTAATATGCAGACTTCTAGACATTCTAGACATTATGTTTTCTTCTTGACATGCATCCAACCCTGTGGTCTGGTATAAGACCATGTATGGCTGAGATTGGGACCCATTCTCACCCTGACTCATAAGTCAACACTGTAGCCTTTAACTCCAAGTATTACAACACACAGGGATATTCAGTAGTTGGTgtctctacactcttagaaaaaagggttccgaaagggttctttgactgtcaccataggagaaccctttttggttccaggtagaacccctttgagttccaggtagaaccctctgtggaaagggttttacctggaacccaaaagggttcttcaaagagttCTCCTATGTGGATAAGAGTGTAGTGTAGTGaatgaaactggtatacagtTAACACATGTAGTGGAGCGAAAATAGTTGATACTCTTAGAGCTGCCTGTATCTTCCACCCACTCACCCGTATGTAGAATTCCCCATTGTGGTCCCCAGAGCGGATGCGGAAGGTGTTGTAGACTCCAGGGTAGACGCGGGTGGCCTGGATCTGGAAGATGTCTGAGGGGACAGAGCGCTCTGAGGTGATGCTCATGTAACGGTGGACGATGGAGAAGGGGAGGTCACGACACTCAGGCTTGATGACCGGGCAAACACAGCGGCTAGAAAGACAGGGAAGAGGGGGTTAAATAACCTGTCTAGTGCTGTCCGTGTGTCATTTCTTGGAGAGATTTTTAGACTATATGAGGTTGTGTGATAGTGAGGTTATGTTACTGAGTCTGAACGTGTGGAGGAGGATGCTACTCACTTGTCAGACAATAGGGCTCTTGTCAGCACATAGGGCTCTCGACAGAGGTTGGAATCGGTGCACTGATAACCCCCATGGATGTTAATACAGGTCTGGCCCTCTCCACACTGGTCTTTGTCTGTTTCACACTCATTCACatctggagagggggagagaaggagagagggagatggggagagatggagggcagaggagagaaagaagaacATGGAGAAAGGGATATCATAACTTCTCACATTTGTCAGTTATAAATAGCGTATTCTAACAATGTTTACCTTGGCAGAGTCTGGTGCCCTGTAGCTGGTACCCCTCTGGACAGATACAGGAGAACCTCCCTGGATCGTTAACACACTGGAACTGGCACATGTAACTGGAGTAGCTGCACTCGTCTACATCTGCACAGAGAGCAGGAGcgacagatagatagagagaaagacagtcagGGAAGGGCACAGATGTAACTGAAGGGCTGGATTTTAATAACCATCAGCATTCTTTGTTTTCATGTTGGAAACCCTACAGCAATATAGACTgacaaacagaaaataaccaaGGAGAAAATCAGGCCCTTTACCATTGCATGAGTGTCCGTCTGGTCCCAGCTCGTAGCCCGGTTCACAGCGACAGAGAAAGGTGCCATACGTGTTGTAACATTTCTGCTGACAGGGGGCGCCCATCTCACACTCGTTCACATCTTGAGTTGGATATTGGatgttgta encodes the following:
- the LOC120021792 gene encoding EGF-containing fibulin-like extracellular matrix protein 2, coding for MCSMRRTFVLLCVCVSLSLFHHTKSQSPPEGDSLMECTDGYEWDVESQHCKDINECQTIVEACQGEMKCFNHYGGYLCLPRSASVITAPEPSSQSVAILPMESIEAFSPCPVGYDAQGEGCVDMDECVLDLHDCQPSQQCVNTVGTYSCQCPDGYSKIGIECVDIDECRYRYCQHRCVNVPGSFSCECEPGFQLAGNNHSCVDVNECEMGAPCQQKCYNTYGTFLCRCEPGYELGPDGHSCNDVDECSYSSYMCQFQCVNDPGRFSCICPEGYQLQGTRLCQDVNECETDKDQCGEGQTCINIHGGYQCTDSNLCREPYVLTRALLSDNRCVCPVIKPECRDLPFSIVHRYMSITSERSVPSDIFQIQATRVYPGVYNTFRIRSGDHNGEFYIRQMNNISAVLVLARAVTGPIEYTLDLEMVSVNPLISYQTSSALRLSVFVGPYTF